The Armatimonadota bacterium genome includes a window with the following:
- a CDS encoding hypothetical protein (possible pseudo, frameshifted) — protein sequence MRKLVLVAAGLCLLGAGASSLQASTVIVTSPVGVYTEPGPTSSGDPFAFEQWLRINVRNGGSVGITGTYPRSGNGSMWLSGPANAKADAEYYFNLNASYLLSDVSAFSYDWYRSSSSTALAHLHPALRLFVDRDGNLLTSNDRGYLVYERAYNPNTSPVPTDQWVTDDAINAKLWSTGGAAGSILRL from the coding sequence ATGAGAAAACTCGTACTTGTCGCGGCGGGACTTTGCCTGCTGGGAGCGGGTGCGTCGTCCTTGCAAGCGAGCACCGTCATTGTAACCTCGCCGGTAGGCGTTTACACGGAGCCGGGGCCGACCAGCTCGGGCGACCCCTTCGCCTTCGAGCAGTGGTTGCGGATCAATGTGCGCAACGGCGGCAGCGTGGGCATCACAGGGACGTATCCCCGTTCCGGAAACGGCTCCATGTGGCTGTCGGGACCGGCGAATGCCAAGGCGGACGCTGAATACTACTTCAACCTTAACGCTTCCTACTTGCTGTCGGACGTTAGTGCTTTCAGCTACGACTGGTATCGCAGCTCATCCAGCACAGCACTCGCCCACCTTCATCCTGCCCTCAGGCTGTTCGTTGACAGGGACGGCAACCTTCTCACTTCGAATGATCGTGGCTACCTGGTCTACGAGCGGGCCTACAACCCCAATACCTCCCCTGTCCCGACCGACCAGTGGGTCACGGACGATGCAATCAATGCCAAGCTGTGGTCTACGGGGGGGGCTGCCGGATCCATTCTCCGTCTATAA
- a CDS encoding peptidase M50 → MSVRLGRILGFPIEIDWSWFVVFFLVAWAIRDGLLLQLVPDTASPAVLALAGVAGGLLFFASLLGHELAHCWVARRRGIPIAGITLFIFGGVARMKMEPERPSDELRMALAGPAFSIAAAIFFWLVWGARILPPLWSELARYLAIANIVVALFNLVPAFPSDGGRALRAILWMWTGSLQKATRIAAWLGQAAGWGLVFLGVCRFLMGDWGGIWYVFLGLFLQNAAQVALHQTQWRRAMRGLTVRDLMDRSPVLLPPGVNIREAVHEYFLRQPSEVLPVVEEGRVLGVVSVASLRAVPEERWDDTPVAALMAAVQPELYVSPSQDAWEALSGVRRPANVPLLVVEDGVLVGTISQETLARQLQLRMRIEA, encoded by the coding sequence CTCGGGTTTCCTATTGAGATAGACTGGTCCTGGTTCGTGGTGTTCTTCCTTGTCGCCTGGGCCATCCGGGACGGGCTGCTTTTGCAGCTGGTGCCGGATACCGCCAGCCCGGCGGTGCTTGCGCTGGCCGGGGTGGCTGGCGGTCTGCTTTTCTTTGCCAGCCTGCTGGGCCACGAGCTGGCGCATTGCTGGGTGGCTCGCCGCCGGGGAATCCCCATCGCGGGCATCACCCTGTTTATTTTCGGCGGGGTCGCCCGGATGAAGATGGAGCCGGAACGTCCTTCCGATGAACTGCGCATGGCTCTGGCCGGGCCGGCCTTCAGCATCGCGGCGGCCATCTTTTTCTGGCTGGTGTGGGGAGCCCGGATCCTTCCCCCTCTGTGGAGTGAGCTGGCCCGTTATCTGGCGATCGCGAACATCGTGGTAGCTCTTTTCAACCTGGTGCCCGCCTTTCCCAGCGATGGGGGGCGGGCTCTCAGAGCCATCCTCTGGATGTGGACGGGCAGTCTGCAGAAAGCCACCCGGATTGCGGCCTGGCTGGGTCAGGCAGCGGGATGGGGTCTGGTCTTCCTGGGTGTTTGCCGCTTCCTGATGGGAGACTGGGGCGGCATCTGGTATGTTTTTCTGGGGCTGTTCCTGCAGAATGCGGCGCAGGTCGCCCTGCATCAGACCCAGTGGCGCCGGGCCATGCGCGGCCTTACCGTGCGCGACCTGATGGACCGGTCTCCGGTGCTCCTGCCCCCCGGCGTGAATATCCGGGAGGCCGTGCACGAGTACTTCTTGCGCCAGCCTAGCGAAGTGCTGCCGGTGGTGGAGGAAGGCCGGGTTCTGGGGGTGGTCAGTGTGGCTTCGCTTCGCGCTGTTCCCGAAGAGCGATGGGACGACACGCCCGTAGCCGCCCTTATGGCGGCTGTTCAGCCCGAACTCTATGTCTCCCCCTCACAGGACGCATGGGAAGCTCTTTCCGGCGTCAGGCGTCCTGCGAATGTGCCTCTCCTCGTGGTCGAGGATGGCGTGCTGGTAGGCACCATCTCGCAGGAGACGCTGGCGCGGCAGCTGCAGCTTCGCATGCGCATCGAAGCGTAG